In the Populus nigra chromosome 2, ddPopNigr1.1, whole genome shotgun sequence genome, CATAGCTTACTATCTTATAGGTCGTAAGTATATTTCACATGGGAATTCCTCGTAGAGAATTGCATAACCTTGTAAAGAAGGATATcatgttttgctttttaattcaTTCTCAGGACGTGTTTTTCTAATTAACCTGATCAACTAACAGatcatttgataattttagtttttgaatcaAGCTTTGGTTTGTTTAATAGATTTCTCATTAACTTATCCAGTCTATATGAAATTGGAATATAACTTGACATACACAAATGaccttttgttttatctttttgtattttagggTGTACCTGATAGAGTGACTACTGAGGTGTTTATTGCCATGTCAAAGGCTCTAAACTTTATTAACCCAGATGAGCTTTCAATGCAATGCATTTTGATAGCTTTGAACAGATTTCTTCAGGTATGCTAGCTACTTCCTACCATTTCCCTTGGATGTTGTATGAAAAATTTAAGTACTCCATGTATAGGATAGGAAATGGGAACTCGGCTTTGATCTTTGGTGAGATTTGTTATTTCAAGTACATTATGGTTGGAATTTAGAGCAAGTTTTTGCTTATTTTATGCTTGTAAATCATAGTGCCTTAGGAAATCCACATATTTGTAAATAGGAACCTCAGGTTATACCTGTCATGATtcccaacaataaaaaaaatttctacaaGGATTTCGAAGTTCATTCCCCCcctttttggttcttttgagtcaatttagtttttcagactgtttttgtatttgaatgAATAGAAATCACTTAtgtccttttattatttttcttctcatttgtGGACAAGGGTTATCAAAGAAACCGTAAACTTTGGGATGTGATGATCTTAAGTGAACTCACCAATGTCCTATAACTAAGCACATGAGTTCATTATCTCCCATCTCTAATTTTTCTCAAGTTGCTTTGGactaaaaattgaatttctctTGATTTCTATCACAACCCTAAAAGTAGGCACATGACTAGCATGAGGGTCTAGGCTTGATTCTCGCAACCCTCAGAATACATACACAATTAAACATATAACTTGTGTAAACAGGATTAACATATCATATATAACATAAAGCTTATGTAAACAGgaataaaataccatatatatgtTCAAAACACACTAAAGTTTCCTATACATAACACATTTCATACAAAAGCCCTAAACTAATTGTAATTGTGGAACTTTAGTACCAAGTTTACATGGTCAAACCCAAACTTTGTACAATCAAATCGGgtggcatgaaaaaaaaaacccacaagaAGAGGAACTCAACACATCGACTCCTAGTCACATGAAACTTGACTTGCCAATAACTTTACACCtgaaaaagacaaaataataaAGGGGTGAGTTTTCCACAATCCAGTGagtaaataatacaaaatatacaAGAACAAGGACAAGCATAACACAAACATCTAACTAACTCATTTAATAAGCTATCATGTTCATGCTTAACATAGCTTATAATACTTAACCAAAATCATATAGCTTATACTTGCTTTCTCTCGGAGTACCACATATCAAAAAACAtatgaaagaaaggagaaagaagtTACTTTCTCATGTCACATGTCCCAATAAAAGAACCTTTGTCAGGTAGGTATCATACATACCTATCCATGTGTTGGCCAACACACGGGACTAGCTAAGGCATACAAACTTTTCTATGTGCACATACGCTAACATTTCCCTGTTAGTGATAAGTGTCCTGATAATATGTAACTTTGTAAAATCCATACTTATCATATGAAAATTAGTAATCAAATCCATTAACCAGAACCTTATTTTGTCAGATATTcacaaatcaaatcataatCCATACTTCATTAATTAAGATAACTAATCACATGCAAATATACATATACTAACTAAAGGAACTCTTTTTATGCCGCAcatacatgatttaatttaaaagaaaaatgattttaaaatttgaagacTTAAGGTGCGTGTCCTCAGAACCTAAGCTCTATATACATATAAGattgaattttcaaatttacttaattatattcttaatacttgaacaaaatcaaaatgaaaaataacttaatcaAAATATgacttaaaatcaaattaaatgtcAAAATTCCATGTCAAGATATTTTTAACTAACACCTAAATGCATATTCTGAATTATTTTCTCACTATATATAGTCAGAAAAAGATTGAACTCGAACAACATATAACAATCACTAGAGAGTGCTAAACTTGTAAATAATTCAAACTTGGTGAAGTGACCattttccttgcaatttcaTTTTGTGACCTACAAATGATGTATTTGGGTTCATTAATAGGTCTATACATGATTGAACATACATGCTCTGTATTTTTTATAAGCtataagaaaacattttttctaaTAGATGGAATTTTGTCAATCGTCAATAGGAGAAACATGGTTCAAAGATGGCTTTCTTGGATGGTAATCCCCCAGAGAGGCTTTGCATGCCAATTGTTGATCATATTCAGTTGCGTGGTGGTGAAGTCAAGCTTAATTCTCGGATAAAGAAAATTGAGCTAAATGATGATGGAACAGTGAAGAGCTTTTTACTAAATACTGGGGATGTGATTGAAGGGGATGTTTATGTGTTTGCCACTCCAGGTATACTTGATCTTTCCCATTACAATATATAGctagtataatttttaattcatgttcTCTAATATCAATAACGTATGTTGCTCCAACCAGTTGATACCCTGAAGCTTCTTTTGCCTGATAACTGGAAAGAGATTCCTTACTTCAAGAAACTGGAGAAATTAGTTGGAGTTCCTGTTATTAATGTTCACATATGGTTAGTGATAGATTCCATTTTCATGAATAAGCAAAATAATGACAATACTCTGCTAGTGTTCTTACTACCATCATGTTATATCAGTAGCTTTCTTTGTTCAGCTTTCTGGTTTTGACTACCTGCGGTTTGCTGCAAGCGGTAGCACCTCTTTGCATTATGCAAGAAGGTGCTTGGTTTGAGTCACGATTCATCATATTTTCTGTTTCCCAATGGTGGAAGTTTAGCCCCACAACTTTCATGACTGGTCAATTTAGTCCCCTTTCTTAACTAGTAACAACTAATAACTAACTCCCATAGTtgtacccaaaaaaaataatcttggtTTGGCAATGTTGAGAGATGGAAGGAATAACTTTATGAAGGAAGTTTATCGCATTTGTTAGAATGATCTTGTTATGTGTTGCTTATGCACCATGGGAACATTCTTACCAACTGTAAAATTGAGTTCATCAATCATGTTTCCTCAATTTCACAACACTTTATTCTGAAAAACATCATTACAATTTTAACTTTTGTATCATGGTACTCATTAGTTTTTACACTGAAGTCAATACCTATGTTTATGCATCTCTGTTGTTAAAAAGTTCAAACTTTAGCTTGATGTTTCTtcgacaattatttttattgcagGTTTGACAGGAAACTGAAGAATACATACGATCACCTACTTTTCAGCAGGTCCTGAACCTTTATTTTGTATCAATTGATTTgcttaaaacatatatatgttTATTGTCAAAGAACcactcaacccaaaagcttataTTTTAGGCGTCCTCCCAATAATGATTTCATATTGTATTCTCTTACACCCGCCTCATGTATGTCCTCTAGACTTGAAACTTGAGCAAGCCCACCACTCTCTAACGGGTTAAGAACCACTCaactgaaaaaaaatctgaagctCATAAGTAAGGCCCCATGAATGgttttactttatatttttttattgcatataagGCACATGTATGGTTAATGCTTCTCTTATGCTCATTGGGTGACTTAGAAGCTAGGAATTCCATGAGTGATTAAGTTACTGAACCATTGATTTGAATTTCTATAAATGATGTAATAAGAATCCAATTTTGGAGAAGCTTTCCCCCATGTAATAATTATAGCCAGAAATTTAGAATTAATAGTACCACCAATGATGTTGAAATTGGAGTTAGCAGAACTGTTGCCCTTTCAAAAGTTTTTTGTTTCATAGAATGTTGTCGGGGTTCCTAGAATTGCTCTTTCAATTTAAAACACGTATGATTGACCCCGGAAGGGTTTACTGAGAGCTTTGATCAAATTTGCTACTGGATTTTTGGAGCTTGGACTTGATATTCTTCCACTGCCAATTTTGTTTGCCCTGGTGTCAAGTAGAGTTTTTCTTTCGATTACGAGTGATGTTTTTCCAGTCCAACTATATGTTAAGTCTTATTTTTGGTAATTAcatttcctttctctttctttccaaAATTAGAGTCACTCTATCTCCCAACTAgttttatctctcttttttatgttgTGCAGGAGTCCTCTTCTCAGTGTGTATGCTGACATGTCTCTGACATGTAAGGTAAAATTGTACTTCAATGGTTTCATTACACAAACTCGCACATGTATATGCATGTGTTGTAAAATTCATGCACGAACATATGCTGAGTTGTGTCCATGGCCATGACTATGCTAATATTTTCATATGGATTAACATAATTTATTGTAGCAGTATCCGGTCTTCATAGAATTTCAGGTACCAGGTTAACCAGTGCAAACTTTTTGTCATGTTCTAGACAAAATGTTGAATTCACCCACTCAGGTCCATTATAAATGGAAAGCATCATACTATTTGCGCATGATGAGGTCTTTGGCCAGCCATTGGTTAAAATCTTAAGCAACTGCTGCTGTTATGTCTCCATTCAGACAATGCATAGGCGTGTTTTATTACTTCAACTGATCAAATCCTCAAATGCAATAATTATGTTCCCCCTCCCCGCCCATAAAAATAGTACTTTTAAGTCAACTGTTTAACTCATTATTTACTGTTGGTACAGGAGTATTATGACCCAAATAAATCTATGCTGGAGTTAGTTTTTGCCCCTGCTGAAGAATGGATTTCACGCAGTGACTCAGAGATTATTGATGCTACAATGGGGGAACTTGCAAAACTTTTTCCTGATGAAATATCCGCAGATCAAAGCAAAGCAAAAATCGTGAAGTATCATGTTGTTAAAACTCCAAGGTTAGACTGCAAACCCTTGCATTTGGAAATACTCTATTGAGGGTGATGGAAGAGGGATTCCCTGCCCCTCGTGTGACTGAAATAATGCATTGAAGTTGAATAACTGACCTAGTGGCATAGTATCTGACCTTTCATCGATCTTGCAAAAAAGTTAACAACGCCATCCAGCAGGACCAGCACCCTGAGTAGTACAGTGCACCAGTGCTTTTGATTGGTTTTCCAATTTCTAATTTACCTAGACAACCTTAACTGGTGAATGATACTACTACTTGAATCTTCCTTTCCCCTCTAAGACGTTTCTGATAAATGTCTCAGGTCGGTTTACAAGACTGTCCCAGATTGTGAACCTTGCCGTCCCTTGCAAAGATCTCCGATAGAGGGTTTCTATTTAGCTGGTGACTACACAAAACAAAAGTACTTGGCTTCAATGGAAGGTGCTGTTCTATCAGGGAAGCTTTGTGCACAGGCAATTGTACAGGTACTCACTGTCTGATCTAGTATGTTCTTTCTGTCATGTCCACTTGTCCCGAAAATTTCAGTTTAGGGGATGGTTCAAACTGATAACTTGTATGTTTTGCTAAGTTGTGCAGATAGTAACTGTTCTTAGCTCAGAATCGAATAACGtaataaaaaatcagaaagGTTGTAGTTGTGGACTTGACTGTGCCCACAACAATAAAGAAACGGAAAAGGAATTCATGTatgaacaagaaataaaaatgataatgaaaaacGAGAAGGGAAGCATTGTGGCTAATGTTTTATAGAATACAAACTGATAAAATGCATCGACTTATATGCAGGATTATGAGTTCCTGGTTGCTCGGGGACAAGGAAGGTTGACTGAGGCAACCATTAGTTAACAACTCTGGAATTACAGGGCATTGGTCTAAAGAATTAGAGCAGGTGgttcgacaaaaaaaaaacttcctgaAGCTTTCCATGCATACTAGAATTTGTAAAGCTCTTAAATGAAACGAATCTCCTCAATTGAAAACCTTCCGTTATATTAATATATGGCATCGTCTTCACATGATAGAATAATCATcttcctttttgttcttttttttattattattctatcaGCCTATATATCCAtcgaaattaaatttatttttggatgattttaaaagtacatttttCACATCGGTCtgagaaatttattaattttttttttctggatatTGACTTTGAATTCATGAAGCAAAGGAAGGGAATGAGTCTTAACCTTCTtctcattaaaatttaatataataaaatatgaaaagcaATTCCAACTGTATTTTGTGAGAATGAAATTGTTGATGACATGTAAAATCagaataactattttttaaaagttatatccaattgttttttttagcatctgattattattttgaatcctGTGCGTGTAATCACCTTCTTCAAAGGCTTCATTAACAAGAAAACAAGGGCGCCATTGCCTCTCTTCTCCTTAGGTGCTTATGCACCAGTCTGCATAATTAAGAACCTGGCATGCTGATCATCATGACAGACGCGGGTTTCCTTGTTAAAAACCATGCATGGACCTCTCCTTAATGGTAGCCACACTGAACGAGAGCGTGATCAATCTTAAATTCTAAAGATATGATcactagtgtgtgtgtgtgtgtgtgtaaatacAAACAATCAATATACTTAAATTTCTTGAtacagaaattaattaattccaccgaatccttttgttttatatcaGTCTTTCAACGTCATAGAAACCTGTGAAAAAAAGGTAAGATTTTACATAAGAAAGAAAAGGCAATTgttataagaagaagaagatatatatatatatatatatatatatatatatatatatatatatatatatatctgtggaaattttagCTTAAATCGTTACTAATAATTTTACGTAGTTTTTTCAGTAAAATTGTTATTTCACGGGAGACTGTTGATTAGCAAGGAGGAGCATGGGTCTTCTTGGAGCAGTTTTTTCAATTGTGAATGCACTAGTTCTACCAATACTAGGGTAATTTCTAGTATGCACCTAAATCAttcttaattgttattttctttaacaatatgttgcataataaataataattcttcttcttcttctttttctttttctttttctttttctttttctttctttcctggAAGCAGGCCTGGAACAATGCTTCTTTATCCAGCGTAAGTAAGATAACATTTGAAAGTATGGTatcggttgttttttaaagtaattttcatttaaaaatacatgaatataattttttttatttttaaaaaatatttttgatatcaacatattaaaatatccaaaaacacaaaataaattaattttaagcaaaattttttttcaaaaaatcacgAGAGTTTAGTAACCAAGTTCCAAACAGTTAATTTCTTTGAAACCCATCATCATTAATTtctctaaaaagaaaaggaagaaatgaaaagatcaaagaaaCAATGTTAATGTTTTCCCCTCATTAATTAAGAAGGAAAGAAGTTATCATGCATTAACATATTCTAGATATGAACTGAACAGCTATGCATCAATTCAAGCAATGGAAAGGCCTTCACATCGAGACAGCAAGCAGTGGTTATCATATTGGATTCTATATTCATTTATATCCCTCTTCGAGATAACATTTCTGGTATTTCTTCAATGGTACGTGTAATTAAGTGCTAATTATACACAAATCTCccaataatataaacaatacatttacttagttttttctttctttcttttataggtTTCCATTGTGGGGACTGATCAAGCTTCTGGTTCATTTGTGGTTAGTGCTGCCTGTTTTCAATGGGGCAACTTTTGTTTATGAGAATTACATGCGGGACTACAGAAAGCTTAATGGCTTATTAAACGACTTGAGAAAAATGATCCCTGGTGaaggattttaattaattatgccTTAATTCGAGGAGAACAAATGAGCATTGGCAACACATTTTAAATGTACTTTTaagtaatgtgtttttttaagtaatgtTTTTAGCTTAATCCCTATGTATGGATTGGCTGGTCTGTTCACCATTGCAGACCAATAATATCAGCAAGGTCTCCAAGTTTCAGTGTCTGTATCACAACAAGATTGGCAAATATGACCTTTTGGGCAAGCTGGCTCAAGAATCCAAGAAGTTTTTACAGTGAAATCTTACTTTATTTTCCAGGAAGGATAGATGAGAAGAAAGATCGAAAAATGTGAACGATGGAAGGAAGGAGACGACCCTTCCTTGGTTTATACGTTACTCCCAAACTACGTATAAAAACACTTATAAGCGAATCCAAACATCTGAAAGGATAAAAAGAGATGAAGAATATTTTAGTCTCAAGCTATCCTGAGATTAAAATCCTGAGACAAATCATATTCAATATAAATTAGATGTTTATTTCTCTCATTTAAAAATAGCATATTGTCAATCATCTTGGTAAACAAACACTTTCTGTCATGGTTATAAGCTGCATCTGCTTTGAAATATTCATACAAGAATGTTATCCCATAAAAAGAAAACGTACTTGCACGGGTGCTACTGCCATTTATTGAGAGATAAAAGGGAACAATCCTCCCATCTACCTTACAAACTTGAaactaaatagtaaaaaaaatcttgattaatAGCCCGCATTCGTCCTGCTTTCTTGGAATCTCTCTTTGACCTTTGTGGATGTTGGGATTGCAatagtagttttttttcaaagtatttattatttaaaaatatattaaaataatatttttttaatttatttttaatattagtacatcaaaataatgcgaaaacgtaaaaaaattaattttaaacaacttttttttttaattttgaccaaaTTTTGTTTGGACTGCAATCCTAGACACCAAGAAGAAAAGCACGTGCTAACACTTCGAAGGACACGGTGAAAGGCCAGGTTTGACCACTAGGTGACGTCGCGCATGCTACCTAAAAGACGTGAACACCATCCACACGCttgtatataataaaaacacGTCAATAACTTTtcctatttaaaaattaaaaaacaatgtaaacCTATCAAAGCGCTCTCAttatcctaaaaataaaaaacaaactaatgtTAAAGGACCAAAATACTAGTAAATgcataacttatttttttgtctttttaaggGCAAAGATGTATTTTAACTATagctttttgtctttttaaggGCAAAGATGTATTTTAACTATagcctaaaaagaaaaaaaccaaaaaatcccTTAATCAACAACttaagtatataattttttttaccctgaagataaagaaatgtttttactattttaaagtttataaaaagataaaaacattatttgatcaacaattctaaattttattaatcttaCGAGTATAAGAGTATTTTCActatacaaaatattataaaagactAACACATCATTGATTAACTTTTTAATGactaatgaatttatttaaaaaattaaaataccctCACAGCTaaagcttttgtttttcaactcaatagtgaaaatatatttttattgtagcaatccacaataaactatatatatgactacaattaaaaaaaaaacttatgctctatatgtttttttttaataagagcATTAATTAGAATGTGTTCAAAAACcgcttttaaaaatttttgaattttgttttgctaaaaaaaaaaacttttttaaaattttgaatctatggctacaataaaaaaaactcacgccaatatgtttttgttaatatagtttttttttctaataaaaatattatgaacaaTATTataatgtgtttgtttttacatttaaaaattgcatttaaaatttattgaattttgttttgtttaaaaataatatttttaaaatttaaaattattttgatatgtgaatattaaaaatatattttttaaaaatattattttaatatatttttaaatgaaaaatatttttaaaaaataatatcctaTGAATGTCATAACTAAATTTGATCATAtgaccaagaaaaaagaaaaaatatttgtgggCAGAGATTTGACACCTTGAATATTCAATTGAAGCTGAcgaccacaaaaaaaaaaaaaaatctccaaacTGAAACTTGAGAAGTGGAGTGTTATTACTGTCTTTGTAGATAACCCAATCCAAACCAAATGCCACTCTCCCTGCTCTCAAGTTCTCCACCCATCAACCATGCCAATATTCTCTGTAACTCAAGGATCACTCACACTTGCAGGCCTCTCTGCCTTTCTCTCacaacatcatcatcaacaacaacaacaacaaatcttCGCTACTACTGATCATGCATCTCCATTTTTCACTATAACTTCTCCTCTCTTCATTCCTCCTTCAAGAACTAGACGTTCAACTAATAATATTACTGCTAAATTCTCTGTCTCTGCCAATGCCAAAGCTGAAAACTCTAGTGAAACAGCTATCACCACTGCCACCGACGAAGTTCTTGAACCATCAACTGATGCTTTGCGACAGGCTCGGGTGTGTTGTTTTgctatctttattcttgtttcttgcttgcttcatatcttgaaatttccattttttttaatgttacttAATGATCAAAACTAACACAGTGTTTGTACAAAGAAGTAGAG is a window encoding:
- the LOC133681784 gene encoding HVA22-like protein f, which produces MGLLGAVFSIVNALVLPILGPGTMLLYPAYASIQAMERPSHRDSKQWLSYWILYSFISLFEITFLVFLQWFPLWGLIKLLVHLWLVLPVFNGATFVYENYMRDYRKLNGLLNDLRKMIPGEGF
- the LOC133682425 gene encoding 15-cis-phytoene desaturase, chloroplastic/chromoplastic, which encodes MSALNLSWHSKSLDPQVALRCGAYPTCSHQTNALAFRGSESMGHSLKFPFGNSSAKTRLRNHIRPPLRVVCVDYPRPDLDNTVNFLEAALLSSSFRSSPRPAKPLNVVIAGAGLAGLSTAKYLADAGHKPILLEARDVLGGKVAAWKDDDGDWYETGLHIFFGAYPNVQNLFGELGINDRLQWKEHSMIFAMPNKPGEFSRFDFPEVLPAPLNGILAILKNNEMLTWPEKVKFAIGLLPAIVGGQAYVEAQDGLSVQEWMRKQGVPDRVTTEVFIAMSKALNFINPDELSMQCILIALNRFLQEKHGSKMAFLDGNPPERLCMPIVDHIQLRGGEVKLNSRIKKIELNDDGTVKSFLLNTGDVIEGDVYVFATPVDTLKLLLPDNWKEIPYFKKLEKLVGVPVINVHIWFDRKLKNTYDHLLFSRSPLLSVYADMSLTCKEYYDPNKSMLELVFAPAEEWISRSDSEIIDATMGELAKLFPDEISADQSKAKIVKYHVVKTPRSVYKTVPDCEPCRPLQRSPIEGFYLAGDYTKQKYLASMEGAVLSGKLCAQAIVQDYEFLVARGQGRLTEATIS